One window of Populus nigra chromosome 5, ddPopNigr1.1, whole genome shotgun sequence genomic DNA carries:
- the LOC133693489 gene encoding G-box-binding factor 4-like: MASSKVMASSKPRNSDLSSTTSSRSRRAISSSLSATNTTEKLAHQSTDQLFQRESTMTDGILRNVYASPSTESTLLGAQITLMETPNPPPPPPIETNGTDNQDMSDVIPQETKTADDIWREIVAGRKEMKDEPDEMMTLEDFLAKAGAVDVVGEDGDDVKMPQPERLSGGLYAFDPVPPSAFQVLDKVEGSIVGFGNGVEVELVAGSGSGGGGGGGGGRGKRGRTVVMEPLDKAAQQRQRRMIKNRESAARSRERKQAYQVELESLAVRLDEENEQLLKEKEERTKERFKQLMEKVIPVVEKRRPRRVLRRVNSLQW, translated from the exons ATGGCTTCGTCGAAGGTGATGGCGTCGTCGAAACCTAGAAATTCGGATCTATCTTCAACAACTTCATCTCGATCGCGACGCGCTATTTCTTCTTCCCTTTCTGCTACTAATACTACAGAAAAACTAGCTCATCAATCTACTGACCAATTATTCCAAAGAGAATCGACAATGACAGACGGCATCTTACGTAACGTATACGCCTCTCCATCAACTGAATCGACTCTCCTAGGCGCACAAATAACCCTAATGGAAACTCCTAACCCTCCCCCCCCTCCACCAATCGAGACAAATGGTACTGATAATCAGGATATGAGCGATGTAATTCCACAAGAGACTAAGACTGCGGATGATATATGGAGAGAAATTGTGGCGGGAAGGAAGGAAATGAAGGACGAGCCAGATGAGATGATGACTTTGGAGGATTTTTTGGCTAAGGCGGGGGCGGTGGATGTGGTTGGAGAGGATGGGGATGATGTGAAGATGCCACAGCCTGAGAGGTTGAGTGGAGGATTGTATGCGTTTGATCCTGTCCCGCCGAGTGCATTTCAGGTGTTGGATAAGGTGGAAGGCTCCATTGTTGGGTTTGGGAATGGAGTCGAGGTGGAGCTTGTAGCTGGTAgtggtagtggtggtggtggtggtggtggtggaggaagAGGGAAGAGAGGGAGGACGGTCGTAATGGAACCCTTGGATAAGGCGGCGCAGCAGAGGCAGAGGAGGATGATTAAGAATCGGGAGTCTGCTGCACGGTCTAGAGAGAGGAAGCAG GCTTATCAAGTGGAATTGGAGTCTTTGGCAGTGAGGTTAGACGAGGAGAATGAGCAGCTGCTTAAAGAGAAG GAAGAGAGGACCAAGGAAAGGTTTAAGCAG CTTATGGAAAAAGTGATTCCCGTTGTTGAGAAGCGAAGGCCACGACGCGTGCTCCGGAGAGTCAACTCTTTGCAGTGGTAG